caccattactaattatcacaacaacaatcaatcgaCTAAATTTCAAAagaacttttaaggttatttaatcaatcatcacaccacccaaaatatagcataaaacacacatcattagtgattccatttctaaatccaaaccctagtcatttcatgttcaaagataacatatttaattagtacccatactaagattcaaagaaattaatacaaaaccaactaatttcaaatcacacttcaaaccctaagtcaaaaacatgtttaattcatcaatcaaattcttacccacaaaaagattcaatgaaattaacacaaccAATAttaaactcaatacacttaataaactCCAATTAAAAGCTAGAAAATTCATTAGAGAAAATAGaagagatggcttacaatggGGGACTAGTAAAGGGTGAAGGTATAGGTGGTGGTTGTGGTGGTGTGGAGCACGAAAATGGTGGAGTAAGGCTGCGTGGGCTTGCAGTTGGCGTCACAGCAGCTTGTTGCTGTTGTTGGGGCAAAATGCAGCTGCTGTTGCCGCTAGGAGGGAGGGGAAGGCTGGTTGTTGTTCGTGGAGGAAGACGGTGGTGCTTCCGGTTGAAGGGGAGGAACAGCCGGTTGCTGTGTGCCGTGAGTGGTGCCGTAGTGAGCCGTTGAGTCTTCAcagggagaagaggaagaaagagaagagaggAAAGAAGGAGGGAGTGACGGCTGGTGGGTTGCACAAGGGTTTCATGCCCTTTTatcatggttattattattattatgtttatttatttatttatttatttattttctaggtTCACCCTCTTGAAAGGCCTAACTAGGAAAACTCACCTTCgagtgctcacacattttaataaaataattattttgattcgaacgtctttatttagaaattgtaattgtatttttaatataaatatatgttaatatttaaattcgtatataaaaggagtttattaaaactacttctaaattaatttaacataattatacaatccccaaaagttattaaaacattaattaatgacgtcagaaaatctcggggtgttacactaaatttaagggtctgggtccaTCTATTTTTGGACCCTATGGATCCGAGTCGGATCTAGGTCCATTACCTTAGGGTTCGGGTCCGGGTCGACACGTTTGAGTCCTAAATCCGACCCATGGACCTGTTTAcatctttttttaaataaaactatatattagctatcatgtgtatttaattatttgatttgaaattttgttaaatttctgAACCTTACATGATTTTGAACTTTTTTGGTTCATGTAAATTAAAAAGTGGTCGTTGTATTTATACTTTAAAAACTAAagacttgataaatatttcgttataagaacttgaatgttggaaaactttatatatttatttgttcaattagtataaagtattaaAAGATCCCCATTAGtcgaaaatgtttaaataattttatgcgaatgatcaaaattatacatcataatatattttaaaaaaattttcagaaaaaaaattatttcaattaaaaaattagggtttaaatCTGAGTCTAACACCTGATCCAAATTCAATCCATGCCCATCTGTACCACTAATCCTTTACAATTAAATATCTTGCATATATTGAAAAAGGAGTGTATTTACATAGTTAAAGAAAGGAGTCTATAAATATCCGGATAACCAAAATTAAATATCTTTCATAACCGTGTTGGCATTGATAATGAAGACACTAAACCAATCAATTTGCTAAAAAAAGTTGATGTAGATTTGGACAGTTGCACCGTACAATACAAAATACTCAACGAGTATCGAATCAGTGTCGTACTCAAACTAAACCACTGCAAACATTCATTCACCTCACAAATATGAAATATCAAATATCTCATCTTATCCTCCCGTCTTACCTACTTATACCTTGCGTAGATATATACTAGTgaattttctacaatttttatttaattaattattaaccgtatttaatttaattactaCTTTCTCTAGTTCAGAGTAATTATACTACTTGAATTTTGATAATATgtatcaattatttttataaatattttatttttaatatataagttaaaatatagtcaatattcaaataaaattttatttgatttattttaataattttctaaGATAGTAAGAATTAATCTTTAATTAAAAaggtaaaacaaaaaattttcaatctaTATGATAACCAATAATTCTCTTCTAAGCGTTAAAATAGGATAAATTCATATTTACATAGGACTTTTTTTTGAGATGATATTTACATAGGACTTATGTCCTTCTTATGTCCCTCAGGCATATTAAGTTAAATTGTGCTATGTGAAAGTAACATAAAAAGTATATCGTATGATccttagttttttatttaaacattttactaTAAATAGTATTTAAAATAAGTCTTGGCAATTTAAATTATAGGAGAAAATGTAACAATTTTATACAATCAAACCATACTTactactaaaattaattaataattatataatttattatgaaatttaatttgttattttgatcatttatatatgaactatacacatttaaaattataaaaaattaatgttatGATAATATATGATTAgataattcaaataagatctcacttcaCTAAATTTTTTTCCCACATATTAACCTTAATGTAACAAAAGTCTTTTCTGCATATTCCCACAcgagaaaagaaaaaaacacaTCATCATTTATCTTATCTTTCTTTTATATACTCCGACTGGTATAAATGATTAAATTCCTTAATACTTTACTGTACCAATTTTTGTCTTGATTTTGCTTTATGTTTATTTGAAAAGCCACTCTGCTTATTATATTTCACACTTCCCATTTAATCTTCATTTTTATACTcaaaatatttgtaaatttCTTGTTTTTCATTCTATCTCTAGCAATAAAGATTCCTATTGAGATCCAGATTCTTATGCTATTTATTCATTAAGAAACCAACTGGAACTATTTAAGCATAAACTATACTTCACTTCCATGGAAAGCTTGGAATCCAGGTACTCttgttttaaaattgaattgggatataattactttttacatGTTGATCTTGTTAAGGGAATTTAAGCTCGAAACGTTCGAGTCTGTCTGGCTATGACACGCTTCATTTGACTAAAAACCTAATAAACATCGAGTTAGTTCAAACAAATGCACAGATCATGAGTCGCCCACCTTATACTGGTATCCTAGTTTTGCCCCCGGATCTTGTACTATCATTAATTTGTGTAGAAAGAATTGAAGGAATTCGGTTTGATTAAACTACAATTGATGCGTTTTTAGGGACCCAATTGAAAATTCGATTTGCTTGCTGTTATCGCTTTTTTTCGGAAGATCCCTAAGTTTATTATTTGGTTCCCATTCAGCTTTTTCTTTAGTTGagttaacaaataatttcatataagttcatgattataatttatttctatATTTTAGTAATTGCTAAATTTAGAAAGAGAAAAATGAGAGGAAGCAAAAGCTTCTTAATTTTATTTGGGAAATGACGGCCATCTGAGAATCAaacctaaaattaaaatttatttgaaaaagtgATACTTATATTTGATCGAGATAAAACCAGATTAGTAAGGTATACTTGATTTTTATGTATTGGAGATTTCATATAAGTTTTAGAAACCAGATTTATGCACActgattttatttatgaaataaattggAGAAATGGATTACATGGTAATCAATCATTAACCGTGGAAATTTGATCCAATTACTTCGTTGACTGGGCCGCCATCGTGTCTTACGTGGCATTTTGGTACCTAGTTGATTTAGATGTATATAAGCCATCGATATTTGTGTACTAAAATAGTAGTTTAATAAACTACTAGTTTAATAAACTACTACTTACTCATCCGTACTGTTGAATTTGCCTCATTGTTAATGATACGGAGATTAAAAAGTTGTATATTGTGAATTAAAATAGTAAgatatttagaaataaattgGCAAtataaggggtaaaagtgatgGAATCatgtttaaaatataaattgggcgaaattaattaaaatagacTAAAATGGAAAACAGAGCTAATTAATTAGGATGGAGGGAGATgaaatatacatatgtatagaTAATCATTGTTGACTAAACCCAAAAGTGTCCTTGGATgatttctttaaatttgttgAAAAGTAGGCTACCTTGTAAATAGCTTGTAAGAAAAGAATCTCATAGGGTGGAACTAAACATGGGCAAATTGTCCAACCGTATAAGCCCCTCACATTGAGGGCCCTCATATTTTTCTTTACATCTCTTTGCGTTACTTCAGTTTCTTTTTTATAGgtttcaaaattttataaaacgTAAAATGAATCTCCCAAATTATTGTCCATTTTTACTCCATCTGTAAATTTAGTATTGTTTCATCATATCATATTATTTTGACTTACGGCACTTTTTTTGGACACATATGTGTTCAAGTGTCAAACTTGCTTGGATGATGTATGAAAATTTTCTGTAATTATAATTGGAAATGTTGCATTTGCAAGTATCCATACGCTTGTGAAGAgatatttcaaattatagataGAGTAGCTGAATTGAATTCAAATCCTTTTACAAGTAGTGTTAAGTTTTCGTATGAAATCTACTATCATATTTCGTACATTCTTTTATGAACTCGAATTATTGAACACTGAGTgaaaaagaggaaaattcaTATTCTTAATGTGTTTTTGTAGATAAACTTATCAAATCTTTTTCTACTTTGAGTTTCATTCGTATCGTTATGTATACTAAGTACATATGGTGATTCACCAATTAATGGTAGTAAACTGGTGACTAATGCAAcgttatcataatttttatgtatTAGGTATCTTAATTGTTGCAAAAGGCAAAAGGTGCTGCCTAATCCGTCAATTTTGAGCTCTCTTTCGAAGGTATGTATCATTCTCGTATTCAACTAATTCCAATTTTGGCTTAGAGGAGATTTGTTATCATTTTGTAACTGCTGACCTCTTGGCTTTTGGTATGAATTTTAGCCTTATAGTACGTATATAAGGTATCTCTAAAGCCGCAGTTATAGAAGTTTGGGCGGTACTTTCGTACTTTACAACTAGCTTTGACGACAATGATCATCTTGATTCTCATGTCAAGAAATATGTGTCCAAAAGGTCGAAAAATGATGAAACATATAACGTACACGCACAAAGATTTGTAGAAACATAGAAAAGATTGCTATTTCAGCACGACACTGACAGTAGCGATTATTTGCTTGTGGTGTTTACATGTGATTATTTCATTGAGGCTGAGTTTCAATGCATGCTGTATTTGGTTGCTTCTTAATTGAGGAATGAAAATTCCATAGAAGtaaattttgggtattttataatgcAGACTGTGCATCAGAAGTCTCTTCAAAGCCGAAGTAACCTCATCGTTGTACTGGATCACCTAAAGGATGCGGACCTATTACCACTTATTGATACGATCAATGCAATGAGCTCATCTGATGTCGATGTTGTTGATATTCTTAATGAATCACCTTGCATTCTGAATGAAGATCAGGTTTTGTCTCTGATGTGTGCAGCGAATCAGAAACTCCGTACAGTTAGTCTTCAAGATTTACCATTTACAAAGCGCTTCTTGAGGTATGTTGTGCTCGATCTTCAAAGTACTCAAATCTTGTCTACTTATGATGGAAATCAATTGTATTTGTGGTTATTAACATTACACATTAATTAGTCTATTCATAGCTCAATAATTGATTTGCCGGGTAGTTTAACTAAGAGTGAGTAAATAGCTTACTGATGTGTGCAGCTAATCAGAAACTCCGTATACAGTCGGTCTTCAagataatcttttttttttcttttttttttttcaatttgatgtgTATTTACTAGCTAATTATGTTGTCAGGTATCTATTTCGAGGTGGCTTGTGCTGTCAAGTGTTAAAGTTGAGCTCATCTAGTCTTCAGAAGCTTGACATGGTTGGGAGCTTTATGCATTTACGAAAGCTTAACTTGGACTTCTGCACCTCATTGACTACTCTACACAAGGATTGTTTCTCTCACATGCCGAACTTAAAGCACCTCTCTATGTGTGAGACAAGAGTAGCTAATCTTTGGACAACTACCGTTTCCCTGGCTAAACTTCCTTCTCTCATAGAACTTCGCTTTCAGAACTGTTTGTGCTGTGAAGAAACTGGCCCGTGCCCTGCATATTTAAGCAATAAATATGGTGTTCATGTCAGCGACATTACTAGTCCAGTTGGCTCTGATACATGTGTTGATAATCAGCAAAGTTTAAGCCTGCGAGATTTTCCGTCTGATTCTGCTTTCGGTTTGCAACAGGTATGGAAATTATATGCATATCTAGCTATATTCCATTGCCGATATGTTTTCATGACTCGACTTCCTTGTGCTCAAAGCAAGATCTTGTGTGGATCAaacttatatttaaatttgggaACAAGGTACCTGTGTGAGTAGCTATTAGGCTGTGGGTACCCATAGTGTGGGGTAACTACTCGCAATACTAAACACTAGCTAAAGCTAAAGTGCTAAAGTGCTACTTTACTGAACAATAATATTTGTTCCTTAGCCTCATTGAACCACTAACAGCTACTTAAACTCTACATCGAACCCGCCCATTGTGATACCTCGGTGACCTTTATTTGTTCTTGGAAGAACTCATTATTCGTTACTGTCTGCAGAGAGTAACTTCTAATGTTTCACAATGACATTATGATATTTTACAGGTTTTTTGTGAGAAGTGCAACGTGCAAGATGGTTGTGTCAATGACCTCAGTGAAAGTCTAAGCGTTTTATCAACAAAAAAGTATATTTCACACCATCCTGCACCTATATGCTTTGAGAAACATTACAGGGAGTTCATGATTGCTTCCTTGCCGCGATTAGAGGTTTTAGACAATTTACCCATCGGAAAGAAGGATAAAAAACTTGCTCAGGTGATATATACAACATATTTTGAGTACTTGCCATATAATAGACCTGCAGAAGAGAGTGTTTCTCGCATTCTTCAGAATCGTGAAATAGCATCCAGTGGAATCCCTTTCCGGAGACTTTTTAAGTCGAAGAATTCATCAGATTTTCAAAGGAAGAATCAATATGTTTTCTCGAAGTCCCTTTGTGCAGCAAAGCTAGGTGCGTCACCGTGGCCACTTTTACAAAGTCTGTCTAGTATTAGCTGCATAGAAAATGAAGAGAGCAGGAGGGTTCGTCCTAGGCAATTTGAGTATCATCCTTCCGACTCTAGCCTTATGGCTTTTGGAACATTGGACGGAGAAGTGGTGGTGATCAATCACGAGAACGGGAAGAACATTGCATACATGCCACCCATGGGAGCAAGGAATAGCATTTTGGGACTTTGTTGGCTTAAGAAGTACCCCTCTAAGGTACACACACATTGGAAATGAACTAATCCAtattatttttcagaagtaGAGAagattttttcaaatttaacgATTTACTGATATGAAGAACTAACATTTAGCAGAAATCAGTAATTGCAAAGTAACAGAAAACATTAGTCAATTACCAAAAAATACAGTTTTGATGGTAATTTTTTAAGAGGATGTACAATATGGTTGAATAAATTTTGAGTTGATTTAGGAAAATAGTATCATAGTACTCTAGTGAACGACCAGCATTAAGATTATAACCAATGGATAGGGGATGAAACATCGGAAACAAGCTCTTTGTTGTCACTAACAAAGATAAAGTTTGCGTACATCTGATCTTTCAAACCCCGCCTAGTTGGGACAGGGatccacttaatggcattgggcaATGGAATGATAGTGATAGGGGATGAAACAGGATACTCTTAACATGATTCTTCAAATTTTTCGCTATTTTCCATTTACATTCCCAATGAGCTATTTTCATATTTGTGTATTGTGTTGGATGATCAGGTGCTTGCTGGTTCTGACAATGGTACGTTGAGATTGTATGACATCAGTAATACCTCACCAAAGGGTGCATACTCTTGTTATGGCGGTGATTTTACAACCTGTGATAAGTTTAATCAGTTGACTTCAGTTCATATAAACTCTACGGATGAATTGCTTCTAGTCAGCGGTTACACACGAAATGTTGCAATGTATGATATGGTCACAGGAAAGCGCTTGCAGTTGTTCAATGATCTGCATCAGGAGCCTATAAACGTCGCCAAGTTTTCCCATCTTTCTCCTAATATGTTTGCCACTTCTTCATTTGATCATCACGTTAAAATGTGGGATATTAGACAAAAAATGGACCGACCTTGCTATACAGCTACTAGCTCAAGAGGCAATGTGATGGTCTGCTTTTCCCCTGACGATTACTATCTGCTTGTGTCATCCATCGACAATGAGGTAGTTTTCTTCGTGTCTTTTAGTCTTTCTTAGACATTACAATACTCAATGAACTCTTAAAAACATTTGTCCCATGATTTGGAAATATAACCAGGTTAAACAACTTATGGCTGTTGATGGGAGGCTGCACACAGATTTTGGTATATCTCCAAGTGGTAGTTCATATAACTATACTCGTTCATATTACATGAATGAGAGAGACTATGTTATCTCAGGAAGTTCTGACGAACAAGTTGTCCGCATTTGCTGTGCTCAGACAGGAAGGCGACTAAGAGATGTTTACTTTGAGGTAATTCTTTGTCATTACATCAATCATGAGCTACTCTGTTAATTTCTACGTTCCATCTTCCATATAGATCTCAGATGCATCGACGTAGATTTGGACACTGTACACTTAACACTTTTATCTAAATTCTAGTCCGAcactagaatttcttatatgGATGAGTTTGAAACTTGGGCACGTGCCTATTTGATTCCGATGCAAGTGGGTACTTTCCAGGACAGGGAGAACTTGAATATGTGAATATGGGTACTCattgtttcttggtttgttgGCAGGGAAGAGGCTCAGACAAAGCGATGTTTGTGCAATCCTTGAGGAGCGATCCTTTCAGGGTAATTTTCTCCGTTCCCAACCTTTTTCCATTACAAGCTTAAAAAGTAAGATGCAATCGGAAGATTAAGCGAttataaatttgtatatttgacatagttcttttattttgtaaatgacAGCCGTTCAACATGAGTATATTAGCATCTTATGCACAATCAAACTCCAAGTGCGAAATAATCAAGGTGAATACTTTTTTCGCAAGTTCTCTTTTGCTACTATGGAGGGAAGGCTTGAAAACATGTGTAACTCATAAGGTCTATTTTGGCAGGTAAATCTGCTCTCAACTGGCGAGGATGATGAAGAAGACTCTTACTTGCAGCATATCACCCCGTCCTTCAGCCTTGGCGGTTGATCCTACTCattcatatgtatatatgtacactCAAGTATCCGAAGTGAGTATTATTCATATTCATTAGAGTTGGATATATCTATTTGCGTAACAATTAGCATAAGAGCGTATTCATATATTCCTCGTAAATGTTTTAACCCAgcaaatgaatcaaataataaGGGGTAGGTGTATTGATTAAGGGTAAATTTTAGCAAATAAAAAGGGTAATTTTAGAATGCTTCATTTTTATCTTACTAAATTTAGAAAGTTACTCATTACTTTTGGATTAATCAAAAATAGAATTGTGGTGTGTTGATGATTTGCTGCAGTTGTGTGAGAGGTTGGCACATGATCATGTTTTGGCCAGCAATACTTAGCTGATCTGAAGCATTGACAAATCTATCTGAGTTGAGCTAAATATATCAAACCTTTTTAGTAATTAAAGCGAGTCTGGCGTACAAAAAAGAGAATGccattttttttctatatacAGAAAGCTAGGAATTTACTCGGTGAATCAAATAAATCCATGTATCTTTAAAACGATGgtttttgttgttcattgaaGTGTTCATAAGATCTCCATCATTTTTCTGCATAATGCTATGTTTGGATGGAAGAACACGGTaggaaaggaaggggaagggATATTAAATAACGCTTTCACGACACATCTTATAATGTTTCACATCAAAAAGTCGCATTCAAGCTTCTAAACATGTCTGGTCCATTTACATTGCTATCGATCAGAGTTGGATGGGTTGTTGGGTTGAATCTACTCATATTGCATTACGTGCAATGCGCAGTAACCTAGTGATTTACTCATCAACCCCACTGGgcaggaaaatttgaaatttttaagtcaaaaaatctaaaaaataaactaaataattcaactttcaaacttattccaaaagtaagcgtgaaatttccaaacatgaggtttggagctgttcgcagttactaactgcgaacagctattttgacctgtttttgtggAGCATGTTgtttcgcagttactaactgcgaacaggtcaaaacaggtcaaatagctgttcgcagttagtaactgcgaccagctattttgtcttttttgacctgttcgcagttactaactgcgaacagctccaaacctcatgtttgaaaatttcacgcttacttttggaataaatttgaaagttggattatttggttcatttttttgattttttaacttaaagatttcaaattttccacttGGCAGAGGCCAGTGACCCAGTACCAATGACATTATCATTAACAATAATGGAGATGTGCTAATGAGATCACATGGGTACATTTTGGGTGGGTCAGAGTTCGGGTCGACATGGCCCGTTGGTATTAGTCATGGTTTTTTCATTGTACGGAATGGCAGAGTTGATGTACCCACATACAACTTCAAACAATATCAAATATCTCAACTCACATTTTATTGTGGAACAATCAACCGCAAAAACGTTGCCATCTAAACTAGAGGTGGGAAATAGACGAATGAATGAAAATATAAgcttattatataaaaaaaaaatctcaaaataagtttcagaaaattttaatttataaattaagcgTCTATATGTCAAAACTAAGGTTAAATATGTTcgttattactaacagcgaacaaagaaactcatcaaaaaaaagttaaaattctttgttcgctgttaatactTGACTAGCTAAAGATTAAATATCGAGTTGGTTTAGCATACATTAATTGGTGAGTGTTCAGTCCACCTTGAGTTCTTTCCAAAATTAGCTATGAGCATAGTACAATGCTAGCTGCTCGACATAGCTCAGTTGTGCTCACAACAGCAAGCTTGTGCACAAGTACGGTAATAATTTGCtaattataacattaaagtTTAGACCTTTTACGAATAACaaccttaatattttttttttgctaattaCTACctccaaaatataaataaatacagCATTCAACTTGAATCTTCTATTCTTTGGTTTCCTAGAGCTTGCTTCTAATATATTCACGAATTAATGAATAAATGTCGAGTTGGTTTAGCACACATTAATTGGTCAGCGTTTATTCCACCTTGAGTTCTCTCCATAATCAGCTATGAGCATAGCTTAATGCTAGCTTTGCGACATAGCTTAGTTGTGCTCATAGCAGCAAGATTGTGCACAAGTAATTTATGAATTCCAATATTAAAGTTTAGGGCTTTTGCGAATTatattctcatttatttttatttttttttggagatTTAAAGCAGCCAAAGTATCATTTTCTACCGCGTTCAGACCAAATCacttgaattttctaatctttCGCTTCATTGAACTTGCTTCTAATACGTTcacaaattaaagaataaacgtCGAGTTAGTTCAACGCTGTTAATTGGTGAATGTAAGGTCCACCTTGAGTTCTCGACATATAGCTCAGGTACGGTGTTTGCGTGGGATACCGAATACTTGAGCATTGTATCCTTGGTGTGGTATCCGTATTCTCAGTTTTGGCATTAAATTCAATCACACTCAAGACTCAACCAACGGCGAATAAGATGAGATGAGGACGACCACAACGTATAAATTATCTAAATCTGCAGAATTCGTTATATTGTGTTGTCATTTTACACACATGTGATTCTGCTCTCTAACCTTACGACCTGCTATTACATGATTTGCACCCACCTTGAAATTACACTTCCTTCATCATCCTCTTATTTGGGTCCATACTTCTAAAAATGGTTAAGTTGAGTTGAACTTATTGTCAATTTCAGTATATAATCGGAAAACAAGAGGTGCACACGCTTCATAAATTAAGGAGATATCATCCCTAAATCATATTACGATGTGAGAAAAGACTCCAGTGACTTATAAAATATGCACACTATCTTTA
This genomic stretch from Amaranthus tricolor cultivar Red isolate AtriRed21 chromosome 9, ASM2621246v1, whole genome shotgun sequence harbors:
- the LOC130823102 gene encoding protein DWD HYPERSENSITIVE TO UV-B 1-like encodes the protein MESLESRYLNCCKRQKVLPNPSILSSLSKTVHQKSLQSRSNLIVVLDHLKDADLLPLIDTINAMSSSDVDVVDILNESPCILNEDQVLSLMCAANQKLRTVSLQDLPFTKRFLRYLFRGGLCCQVLKLSSSSLQKLDMVGSFMHLRKLNLDFCTSLTTLHKDCFSHMPNLKHLSMCETRVANLWTTTVSLAKLPSLIELRFQNCLCCEETGPCPAYLSNKYGVHVSDITSPVGSDTCVDNQQSLSLRDFPSDSAFGLQQVFCEKCNVQDGCVNDLSESLSVLSTKKYISHHPAPICFEKHYREFMIASLPRLEVLDNLPIGKKDKKLAQVIYTTYFEYLPYNRPAEESVSRILQNREIASSGIPFRRLFKSKNSSDFQRKNQYVFSKSLCAAKLGASPWPLLQSLSSISCIENEESRRVRPRQFEYHPSDSSLMAFGTLDGEVVVINHENGKNIAYMPPMGARNSILGLCWLKKYPSKVLAGSDNGTLRLYDISNTSPKGAYSCYGGDFTTCDKFNQLTSVHINSTDELLLVSGYTRNVAMYDMVTGKRLQLFNDLHQEPINVAKFSHLSPNMFATSSFDHHVKMWDIRQKMDRPCYTATSSRGNVMVCFSPDDYYLLVSSIDNEVKQLMAVDGRLHTDFGISPSGSSYNYTRSYYMNERDYVISGSSDEQVVRICCAQTGRRLRDVYFEGRGSDKAMFVQSLRSDPFRPFNMSILASYAQSNSKCEIIKVNLLSTGEDDEEDSYLQHITPSFSLGG